The Rhodopirellula bahusiensis genome has a window encoding:
- a CDS encoding MarR family winged helix-turn-helix transcriptional regulator, translating to MREELKKTGPFESLEQEAMLGILRTSDLLENRLARLLRKYGLTPSQYNAMRIMRGEGVPMPCLEVADRMIQVSPAITRVVDQLLNRELIHKQQSSEDRRVYLVGLTEEGLALVCKLDEPIQDLHRELLGHVSVEDLQSLNRILQIARDQASE from the coding sequence CTGCGTGAAGAGCTCAAGAAAACGGGGCCGTTCGAATCCCTCGAACAAGAAGCCATGCTGGGTATTCTCCGTACCAGCGATTTGCTCGAAAATCGCCTCGCCCGACTTCTTCGAAAGTATGGGCTCACGCCGTCGCAATACAATGCGATGCGCATCATGCGAGGCGAAGGCGTTCCGATGCCGTGTCTGGAAGTTGCGGATCGGATGATCCAGGTGTCGCCGGCGATCACGCGTGTGGTCGACCAATTGTTGAACCGCGAATTGATCCACAAGCAACAATCCAGCGAAGACCGCCGAGTGTATTTGGTTGGTTTGACCGAGGAAGGCCTTGCTCTGGTCTGTAAATTGGACGAGCCAATTCAGGATTTGCATCGTGAATTGTTGGGGCACGTCAGCGTCGAAGACCTTCAGTCGCTCAATCGAATTCTGCAAATCGCACGAGACCAAGCGTCTGAGTAG
- a CDS encoding sigma-70 family RNA polymerase sigma factor, with protein MTERLDPDETQTRIAKLIADARSGDQNALGELLDSYRKFVKFLARSGLHHHLRGKADPSDLAQEVCIAAHGNMADFRGQTPEEFAGWLRGILQNILAMHLRKYLGTQKRDPRLEQNLNASLVNASGFLQSKIAADVTSPSQHFARNEAFLQLAEALESLPEHYREVIVLRHVEGMSFADVAKTMGKSVDSVEKLWVRGLAKLRTIMT; from the coding sequence ATGACTGAACGACTCGATCCTGACGAAACGCAGACTCGGATTGCCAAGCTGATTGCCGATGCGCGTTCGGGCGACCAGAACGCGTTGGGGGAATTGCTGGACAGTTACCGCAAATTCGTCAAGTTTTTGGCTCGTTCGGGTTTGCATCATCACTTGCGAGGCAAAGCCGATCCGTCGGATTTGGCTCAAGAGGTTTGCATCGCCGCGCACGGGAACATGGCCGATTTTCGAGGTCAAACCCCGGAGGAATTCGCGGGTTGGTTGCGAGGCATCCTGCAGAACATCTTGGCGATGCACTTGCGAAAGTATTTGGGAACACAGAAACGAGATCCACGACTGGAGCAAAATTTGAATGCGAGCTTGGTGAACGCATCGGGGTTCTTGCAGTCGAAGATTGCCGCGGATGTGACATCGCCGAGCCAGCATTTCGCTCGCAACGAAGCGTTTTTGCAATTGGCGGAAGCACTTGAGTCGTTGCCGGAACACTATCGCGAGGTGATTGTTCTGCGTCACGTCGAAGGGATGTCTTTCGCGGATGTCGCCAAGACGATGGGGAAGAGTGTGGACAGTGTCGAAAAACTTTGGGTTCGTGGACTCGCGAAATTGCGAACCATCATGACCTGA